The following proteins are encoded in a genomic region of Spirosoma sp. SC4-14:
- a CDS encoding SDR family NAD(P)-dependent oxidoreductase produces MTSSLPNTVFITGATGFVGSYIARRYLADGYSVSALKRAGSNYGMLTDVADKITWYEGDVLDIPSLETAIQTEQRTGEIDVVHAAAMVSFIPKDRDLMEHVNVEGTANVVNVCLNMGVRKLGYVSSVAAIGRPVPKGGKTNKTIVVNENQKWEESPNNSTYAKSKYRAELEVWRAIAEGLNAVLVNPGFVLGTGDWSRSSLQLIKYVNDERRFYPVGQINYVDVLDVADALIELMQSSISAERFILSGGTIPYRSLLEQIAVVLNKRPPTMRVLPILTRLLWPLEAVRAWVLGKQPLITRETARSSSQSYGYDGRRIEQALGFEYRSLNETLKRIASVLTDK; encoded by the coding sequence TTGACCTCATCACTACCTAACACAGTTTTTATTACGGGAGCCACCGGTTTTGTTGGCTCATACATTGCCCGGCGCTATCTGGCCGATGGCTATTCGGTGTCGGCATTGAAGCGAGCCGGAAGTAACTACGGAATGCTTACCGACGTGGCCGACAAGATTACCTGGTATGAAGGCGATGTGCTGGACATTCCATCGCTCGAAACAGCTATCCAGACCGAACAAAGGACTGGCGAAATCGACGTTGTTCATGCCGCGGCAATGGTGTCGTTTATACCGAAAGATCGGGATCTAATGGAGCACGTTAACGTGGAAGGCACAGCCAATGTCGTTAATGTATGCCTCAACATGGGCGTCCGAAAACTGGGTTATGTAAGCTCAGTAGCTGCCATTGGCCGCCCTGTACCGAAAGGAGGGAAGACGAATAAGACTATTGTTGTGAATGAAAACCAGAAATGGGAAGAATCACCTAATAACTCGACCTATGCAAAGTCTAAATACCGGGCCGAACTGGAAGTATGGCGGGCAATAGCCGAAGGGTTGAATGCCGTACTGGTGAACCCTGGATTTGTACTTGGTACCGGTGACTGGAGCCGAAGCAGTCTGCAACTAATTAAATACGTAAACGACGAACGGCGCTTTTACCCAGTAGGGCAGATTAATTACGTTGATGTGCTCGATGTGGCCGATGCGTTGATTGAACTCATGCAATCGTCTATCAGCGCCGAGCGCTTTATCCTGAGTGGGGGCACCATTCCCTACCGTTCCTTGTTAGAACAGATAGCAGTGGTCCTGAACAAACGTCCGCCCACAATGCGCGTATTGCCTATCTTAACTCGCCTGCTTTGGCCATTAGAAGCTGTTCGGGCCTGGGTTTTAGGGAAGCAGCCGCTCATTACGCGGGAAACCGCCCGTTCGTCAAGTCAGTCGTATGGCTACGATGGGCGCAGGATTGAGCAGGCACTTGGGTTTGAGTATAGGTCCCTAAACGAGACGTTGAAACGCATTGCCAGCGTACTGACCGACAAATAA
- the metG gene encoding methionine--tRNA ligase codes for MSLENPQRYTVTAALIYANGPIHIGHLAGCYLPADIYVRYLRSTGRDVAFISGTDEHGVPITIKAKKEGITPQQVVDKYYVQIKQAFSDFGISFDIYSRTSNQVHHDTSQEFFKKLYDNGDFDEEVTEQYYDEVAGQFLADRYIVGTCPVCGNPNAYGDQCERCGTALSPTELIEPHSTLSGSKPVMRSTKNWFLPLDRMQPKIEEYVNSHTEWKTNVFGQCQSWLKEGLRPRAMTRDLDWGIKVPLPDADGKVLYVWFDAPIGYISMTKEWAAQQGRDWELYWRNNQTKLVHFIGKDNIVFHCIIFPAMLMAEGSFILADNVPANEFMNLEGDKISTSRNWAVWLHEYLDELPGKQDVLRYVLAANAPETKDSEFTWKDFQARNNNELVAVFGNFVNRAIVLTQKFCEGKVPPVCGLTDYDQQTLNELALFPDRIGQAIEQYKFREALGHLMDLARLGNKYLAETEPWKVVKTDALRTNTILNIALQISANLSIVCEPFLPFTTDKLRSQLNITQHFNWTNAGRADLLTEGHELGKGELLFAKIEDDEINKQIQKLLNAKRMNELETKTVPALRPEITYDDFAKMDIRIGTITEAERVPKSDKLLKLKVDDGLGGRQILSGIAKHFSPEDVIGKQVTFLANLAPRKMMGLESQGMILMAEDRDGKLALIAPPDSVWNGGTVS; via the coding sequence ATGTCCCTCGAAAACCCACAACGCTATACCGTTACGGCGGCCCTGATTTACGCCAACGGACCGATTCATATCGGACACCTGGCCGGTTGTTACCTGCCTGCCGATATTTATGTACGCTACCTCCGCTCTACGGGACGGGATGTTGCCTTCATCAGCGGCACCGACGAACATGGCGTACCTATTACAATCAAAGCTAAAAAAGAAGGCATTACGCCCCAGCAGGTTGTCGATAAGTATTACGTCCAGATCAAACAGGCGTTCAGCGACTTTGGTATTTCGTTCGATATCTATTCTCGCACCTCGAATCAGGTCCATCACGACACGTCGCAGGAGTTTTTCAAAAAACTCTACGACAATGGCGATTTCGACGAAGAAGTTACCGAACAATACTACGACGAAGTGGCCGGGCAGTTTCTGGCCGATCGGTATATTGTAGGTACCTGCCCGGTTTGCGGAAACCCAAATGCCTATGGTGACCAGTGCGAACGTTGCGGAACGGCCCTCAGCCCTACCGAACTTATTGAACCCCACTCGACCCTGTCAGGTTCGAAGCCAGTTATGCGATCGACAAAAAACTGGTTTCTGCCACTCGACCGGATGCAACCCAAAATTGAGGAGTATGTTAACAGCCATACCGAGTGGAAAACCAATGTCTTTGGGCAATGTCAGTCGTGGCTGAAAGAAGGTTTGCGCCCCCGCGCCATGACCCGCGATCTCGACTGGGGCATTAAAGTACCACTGCCCGATGCCGATGGCAAAGTACTCTATGTGTGGTTCGACGCGCCTATTGGCTACATTTCGATGACCAAAGAATGGGCTGCCCAGCAAGGTCGCGACTGGGAGCTTTACTGGCGCAACAATCAAACCAAACTGGTGCATTTTATTGGTAAGGATAATATCGTTTTCCACTGTATTATTTTTCCTGCCATGCTGATGGCCGAAGGCAGTTTCATTCTGGCCGACAATGTGCCAGCCAACGAGTTTATGAACCTCGAAGGCGACAAAATTAGCACCTCGCGAAATTGGGCTGTTTGGCTGCATGAGTATCTGGACGAACTGCCCGGCAAACAGGATGTGCTGCGCTATGTGCTGGCAGCCAATGCACCCGAAACCAAAGACAGTGAGTTTACCTGGAAAGATTTTCAGGCTCGAAACAACAACGAGCTGGTTGCCGTCTTCGGCAATTTCGTGAACCGGGCTATTGTGCTGACGCAGAAATTCTGCGAGGGCAAAGTACCTCCTGTTTGCGGATTAACGGACTATGATCAGCAAACGCTGAACGAACTGGCGCTTTTCCCTGATCGTATTGGCCAGGCCATTGAACAGTATAAATTCCGGGAAGCACTAGGGCATCTGATGGATCTGGCCCGACTGGGAAATAAATACCTGGCCGAAACCGAGCCCTGGAAAGTTGTTAAAACCGATGCCCTGCGAACCAATACGATTCTGAATATTGCGCTCCAGATTTCGGCGAATCTGAGTATCGTCTGCGAACCATTTCTACCGTTCACGACCGACAAACTCCGCAGCCAGCTCAATATAACCCAGCATTTCAACTGGACAAATGCTGGTCGGGCCGACCTCCTAACCGAAGGGCACGAATTGGGTAAAGGCGAACTGTTATTCGCGAAAATTGAAGATGACGAAATCAACAAACAAATTCAGAAGTTACTGAATGCCAAGCGCATGAACGAACTAGAAACAAAAACCGTACCCGCTCTTCGTCCGGAAATCACCTACGACGATTTTGCCAAAATGGATATTCGGATTGGTACCATCACCGAAGCCGAACGCGTACCGAAAAGCGATAAACTCCTGAAACTGAAAGTCGACGATGGCTTGGGAGGACGGCAAATCCTGAGCGGTATTGCCAAACATTTTTCGCCCGAAGACGTCATTGGCAAACAGGTAACGTTTCTGGCCAACCTGGCTCCCCGGAAAATGATGGGTCTGGAATCGCAGGGAATGATTCTGATGGCCGAAGACCGCGACGGTAAGTTAGCCCTTATTGCTCCGCCCGATTCGGTCTGGAACGGCGGAACAGTTTCATAA
- a CDS encoding DUF2264 domain-containing protein, translating into MNRRTFARMAAVLPASLHISERVSDQSVGAGGYGINNDDRAYWLQTLVKVAEPVVLALSENRLKATMPVESAPGQEAGRKVVSHLEAIGRTVAGLAPWLQLDIDDSPEGRIRQRLFDLTWKAIANGVDPKSPDYLNFTKGGQPLVDAAFLAHGLLRAPKLWSALSADEQSNLVQALQASRVIKPGYNNWLLFSAMVEAALLKFTGWGDELRMDYAIRQHLAWYKGDGVYGDGPDFHWDYYNSYVIQPMLLDVVKTLTDAGKAEKGLYDSLLARAQRYAIVQERLIGPDGSFAAFGRSLAYRCGAFQLLSQVVLQKNLPEELSAAQVRSALTAVIRRTMDAPGTFDAKGWLQIGLCGHQPSIGETYISTGSLYLCSVAFLALGLPASDPFWTDPATDWTSKKIWSGQDVKTDHAIKG; encoded by the coding sequence ATGAATCGGCGAACTTTCGCCCGGATGGCAGCCGTTTTACCCGCCAGTCTGCACATTAGCGAACGAGTTTCAGATCAATCGGTAGGAGCGGGTGGATACGGAATAAATAATGACGATCGGGCATACTGGCTTCAAACGTTAGTGAAAGTGGCCGAACCCGTGGTGCTTGCCCTGTCGGAAAATCGCTTGAAAGCAACTATGCCCGTTGAGTCGGCACCAGGGCAGGAAGCAGGCCGTAAGGTCGTGTCGCATCTGGAAGCAATTGGGCGGACGGTAGCCGGGCTGGCTCCCTGGCTTCAGCTAGACATTGATGATTCGCCGGAAGGGAGAATCCGGCAGCGGCTTTTCGACCTTACCTGGAAAGCAATTGCCAACGGGGTTGATCCGAAGTCGCCCGATTATCTGAATTTTACAAAAGGCGGGCAACCTCTGGTTGATGCCGCTTTTCTGGCGCACGGGCTCCTTCGGGCACCAAAGTTATGGAGTGCATTGAGTGCTGATGAACAGTCAAATCTGGTGCAGGCATTGCAGGCGAGTCGAGTAATAAAACCTGGCTATAATAACTGGCTGTTGTTTAGTGCCATGGTAGAAGCGGCCTTATTGAAATTTACGGGTTGGGGCGATGAACTGCGAATGGATTATGCAATTCGTCAGCATCTGGCCTGGTATAAAGGCGACGGCGTTTATGGCGACGGCCCCGATTTCCACTGGGATTACTACAACAGTTATGTGATTCAGCCAATGCTGCTCGATGTAGTCAAAACATTGACTGATGCCGGAAAAGCTGAGAAAGGGCTCTATGATAGCCTGCTCGCTCGTGCTCAGCGGTATGCCATTGTTCAGGAGCGATTGATTGGCCCCGATGGATCATTCGCTGCGTTTGGGCGTTCGCTGGCCTATCGGTGTGGGGCTTTCCAGTTGTTGTCGCAGGTTGTCTTACAAAAAAACTTACCAGAAGAGTTGTCGGCTGCTCAGGTTCGGTCGGCGCTGACAGCCGTAATTCGCCGGACGATGGATGCACCCGGCACGTTTGATGCGAAAGGCTGGCTACAGATTGGTTTGTGTGGCCATCAGCCATCCATCGGCGAAACCTATATTTCTACGGGCAGTCTATACTTATGCTCTGTAGCGTTTCTAGCGTTGGGACTACCCGCGTCGGACCCGTTCTGGACTGACCCGGCTACCGACTGGACGTCGAAAAAAATATGGTCGGGACAGGACGTCAAGACCGATCATGCCATTAAGGGATAA
- a CDS encoding ABC transporter ATP-binding protein — protein sequence MNEQQKSADSSVGRIFDWAILRRLYSFVKPYQSRFYLLVGVIMLSACLAPLTPLLIRYTIDNVISAGNYQQLTVMLMVMIGVLVAQAIVQFSNTYLSGWLGQYIIRDIRVQLYRKILHLRLKFFDNTPIGRLVTRSISDVETLADVFSEGMAAIAGDILQLVLVIGVMFYTDWRLAAISLSTIPLMLFSTYVFKEKIKKSFNEVRTAVANLNSFVQEHITGMNIVQIFGSENIEAEKFRAINAEHRAANIRSIWYYSVYYPVADIISAVAVGLVVWYGGTQIIHSDVTFGTVTAFVMFINLFFRPIRMLADRFNTLQMGIVSTDRIIKLLDSDEFTLNNGTYAPATIKGEVEFENVWFAYNNEDWVLRDISFHVNAGETIAFVGATGAGKSSIINLLSRFYDINKGDIKIDGIDVHDYELGHLRRNIGVVLQDVFLFSDTIENNITLGDKGISREKMIEAAKLVGVHDFIERLPGGYEYNVMERGSTLSVGQRQLISFVRAMVQDPKIIVLDEATSSVDTETEEMIQNAIGKLMKGRTAIVIAHRLSTIQKADKIIVVDKGQIVEQGNHEALLQQEGFYANLYRMQYKEVV from the coding sequence GTGAACGAACAACAGAAAAGCGCCGATTCGTCGGTCGGCCGAATTTTCGACTGGGCCATTCTCCGGCGGCTATACTCTTTCGTAAAGCCATACCAATCCCGTTTCTATCTGCTTGTTGGCGTTATTATGCTGTCGGCTTGTCTGGCTCCACTTACGCCACTGCTGATCCGCTATACCATCGACAATGTCATTTCTGCCGGAAATTACCAGCAATTGACCGTTATGTTGATGGTAATGATTGGCGTACTGGTCGCTCAGGCCATAGTGCAGTTCTCCAATACCTATCTGTCGGGTTGGCTTGGGCAATATATCATTCGCGATATTCGGGTGCAGTTGTACCGTAAAATTCTTCACCTCCGGTTAAAATTCTTTGACAATACCCCCATTGGGCGGCTCGTAACGCGGTCAATCTCAGACGTCGAAACCCTGGCAGATGTCTTCAGCGAAGGCATGGCCGCCATTGCAGGCGACATTCTGCAACTCGTGCTGGTAATTGGCGTTATGTTTTACACGGACTGGCGGCTGGCGGCCATCAGTTTGTCGACCATTCCTCTGATGTTGTTTAGCACGTATGTCTTCAAAGAAAAGATAAAAAAATCGTTTAACGAAGTTCGCACGGCCGTTGCTAACCTAAATTCCTTTGTGCAGGAACACATAACAGGCATGAACATTGTTCAGATTTTCGGCAGTGAAAATATTGAAGCCGAAAAATTCCGGGCAATCAATGCCGAACATCGCGCTGCCAACATCCGATCGATCTGGTACTATTCGGTTTATTACCCTGTGGCCGATATCATTTCAGCCGTAGCAGTAGGGTTAGTAGTCTGGTATGGTGGTACGCAAATCATTCATTCAGATGTAACATTCGGGACCGTGACGGCTTTCGTCATGTTTATCAATCTTTTTTTCCGGCCCATCCGAATGCTGGCCGACCGATTCAATACCCTCCAAATGGGGATTGTTAGTACCGATCGGATCATTAAATTGCTGGATAGCGATGAGTTTACACTCAACAATGGCACATATGCTCCGGCAACAATCAAAGGCGAAGTAGAATTTGAGAATGTCTGGTTTGCCTATAATAACGAAGACTGGGTTCTTCGCGACATTTCGTTTCACGTAAATGCGGGCGAAACCATTGCCTTTGTGGGCGCAACGGGTGCCGGAAAATCGTCGATTATCAACCTGCTCAGTCGATTCTACGACATTAATAAAGGCGATATCAAAATCGATGGTATCGACGTTCACGATTATGAATTAGGGCACCTCCGCCGAAATATAGGGGTTGTTTTGCAGGACGTATTTCTATTCTCGGATACCATTGAAAATAACATCACACTGGGCGATAAGGGAATTAGTCGGGAAAAAATGATAGAGGCTGCCAAACTGGTTGGTGTTCATGATTTTATTGAACGACTACCGGGCGGCTACGAATACAATGTTATGGAACGGGGCTCAACACTTTCGGTTGGGCAACGACAACTTATTTCCTTTGTGCGGGCCATGGTTCAGGACCCCAAAATTATTGTTCTCGACGAAGCTACCTCCTCGGTCGATACCGAAACGGAAGAGATGATTCAGAACGCCATTGGAAAGCTGATGAAAGGTCGCACTGCCATTGTGATTGCCCACCGCCTGTCGACTATCCAGAAAGCCGATAAAATTATTGTGGTCGACAAAGGCCAAATTGTAGAACAGGGCAACCATGAAGCATTGCTTCAGCAGGAAGGTTTCTACGCCAATCTATACCGGATGCAATATAAAGAGGTGGTATAG
- a CDS encoding hemolysin family protein yields MELLIILFLTILNGVFSMSEIALVSSRKSKLETAAKNGDRRAQVALDLSNAPNRFLSTVQIGITLIGILLGIFSGDKLTTDVQNYIVQVEFVAPYAHSIAVVLVLLLLTYLSLVLGELVPKRIGLSNPEGIAKTMAAPMIFLSKVTSPFISLLTFSSDLLLKILNIKPNESAVTEEEIKSLIQEGTTGGAIEEIEQEIVQNVFQLGDRRITSLMTNRQEIVYLDLDDDVEENKAKILEYKHSVFPLCKDGVDDVVGLIYTKDFLGKDLDTELERLMEIKRDALFIPENNRAYQVLERFRERRQYVGIIVDEYGGILGIVTLNDILDVLVGDINDDTYPDYEIREREDGSYLIDAQIPFEDFLSFFEITMTAQAKRDLTGFDTLGGFALHILKDIPQTGESFVWQRYQFEIIDMDKSRIDKILVRKLEGE; encoded by the coding sequence GTGGAACTTCTTATTATTTTATTCCTGACGATTCTGAATGGAGTATTTTCCATGTCAGAAATTGCCCTTGTTTCATCCCGAAAATCCAAGCTGGAAACTGCGGCCAAAAACGGCGATCGGCGGGCGCAGGTAGCCCTCGACCTATCTAATGCGCCCAATCGTTTTTTATCGACCGTTCAGATTGGTATTACCCTGATTGGTATTTTGTTGGGTATTTTCTCCGGCGATAAACTGACCACTGATGTTCAGAACTATATTGTTCAGGTTGAGTTTGTGGCGCCTTATGCACATTCGATAGCTGTTGTACTGGTTCTGTTACTGCTGACCTATCTGTCGCTGGTGTTGGGCGAGCTGGTTCCCAAGCGAATAGGGCTCTCTAATCCGGAGGGTATTGCCAAAACGATGGCAGCACCGATGATATTTTTGTCGAAGGTTACATCGCCTTTTATTTCGCTGCTTACTTTCTCAAGCGACCTGCTGCTGAAAATTCTTAATATAAAACCCAACGAAAGTGCCGTAACTGAAGAGGAAATTAAAAGCCTGATTCAGGAAGGAACCACGGGCGGAGCTATCGAAGAAATTGAGCAGGAGATTGTGCAGAACGTTTTTCAACTGGGCGATCGCCGGATTACATCCCTAATGACCAACCGCCAGGAAATCGTTTACCTCGATCTGGACGATGATGTGGAAGAGAACAAAGCGAAAATTCTGGAATATAAGCACTCCGTGTTCCCGCTCTGTAAAGATGGTGTCGATGATGTTGTTGGACTGATTTATACCAAAGATTTTCTGGGAAAGGATCTGGATACGGAACTGGAGCGGTTGATGGAAATTAAACGCGATGCCTTATTTATTCCCGAAAATAACCGAGCCTATCAGGTGCTGGAGCGTTTCCGGGAGCGTCGGCAGTATGTCGGCATTATAGTCGATGAATACGGAGGCATACTGGGTATCGTTACCCTGAACGACATTCTGGATGTGCTGGTGGGTGATATTAACGACGATACGTATCCAGATTACGAGATTCGTGAGCGTGAAGACGGAAGTTATCTGATCGATGCTCAGATCCCATTTGAAGATTTTCTCTCGTTTTTTGAGATTACCATGACGGCCCAGGCCAAACGAGACCTGACAGGTTTTGATACTCTGGGTGGTTTTGCGCTGCATATTCTGAAAGATATACCCCAAACAGGCGAGTCTTTTGTCTGGCAGCGCTATCAGTTTGAAATTATTGATATGGATAAAAGCCGTATCGATAAGATTCTTGTCAGGAAACTGGAAGGAGAATAA
- a CDS encoding NUDIX hydrolase, protein MIVFINDHPIRLVGPKAASHLTSSLHQQAFTDFDRILDARLGILKEDALQGHLLILNTTPATIDKILLLLQKTKASHLLSITLGCLDKDACETAIKKPFKIIKAAGGVVFKGNKMLMIFRRGVWDLPKGKLDDGESSRQAAAREVEEETGVRVSVNERVCTTWHTYALNGSRILKRTKWYRMNALDDSRMAPQEEEDIEKIGWFDQRQIKLNLANSFSSIRYVVDSVSEIANQSIDK, encoded by the coding sequence ATGATTGTTTTCATAAACGACCACCCAATCCGGCTCGTTGGCCCCAAAGCGGCTTCGCACCTAACTAGTTCGTTGCACCAGCAAGCCTTCACCGATTTTGACCGAATCCTTGATGCTCGTTTAGGTATATTGAAAGAAGATGCCCTCCAGGGCCATCTTCTGATTCTGAACACAACACCTGCCACCATCGATAAAATCTTGCTGTTGCTTCAGAAAACGAAGGCTTCGCACCTACTCTCCATTACGCTGGGTTGTCTCGATAAGGATGCCTGCGAAACGGCGATAAAAAAGCCGTTTAAAATTATTAAAGCAGCCGGAGGAGTCGTTTTTAAAGGCAATAAAATGCTGATGATATTCCGCCGGGGTGTCTGGGATCTTCCTAAAGGGAAACTCGACGATGGCGAATCATCGCGGCAGGCGGCAGCTCGGGAGGTTGAAGAGGAAACCGGTGTTCGGGTTAGTGTGAACGAGCGTGTGTGTACTACCTGGCATACCTATGCCCTGAATGGTAGTCGCATTCTGAAACGTACCAAATGGTATCGGATGAATGCCCTCGACGATAGTCGAATGGCTCCGCAGGAAGAAGAAGATATTGAAAAAATTGGCTGGTTTGATCAGCGTCAGATCAAACTCAATCTGGCCAACTCGTTTAGCTCAATTCGTTATGTAGTCGACTCTGTCAGTGAAATAGCGAATCAATCCATTGATAAGTAG
- the coaD gene encoding pantetheine-phosphate adenylyltransferase, with product MKRIALFPGSFDPFTKGHEDIVLRGLRLFDEIVIGVGRNARKERYFPLEQMIHLIELAFRDYPDVRVIHYDDLTANVARNEGARFLLRGLRNTTDFEYENGISQVNRHIYDEIETVFLITSPHLAPISSSIIRELHRYGQQVDDYLPYKLVAQPVR from the coding sequence ATGAAGCGAATTGCTTTGTTTCCCGGTTCGTTCGATCCGTTCACCAAAGGTCACGAGGATATTGTATTACGAGGCCTTCGTTTGTTCGACGAAATCGTTATTGGCGTTGGGCGTAATGCCCGTAAGGAACGTTATTTTCCGCTGGAGCAGATGATTCATCTGATTGAACTGGCCTTTCGCGACTACCCCGACGTGCGGGTAATCCATTACGACGATCTGACGGCGAATGTTGCCCGAAATGAAGGGGCCCGTTTTCTGTTAAGAGGCTTACGAAACACAACCGATTTTGAGTACGAGAATGGTATCTCGCAGGTAAACCGCCATATCTACGATGAGATCGAGACGGTTTTCCTGATTACATCGCCCCATCTGGCCCCGATCAGTTCGAGTATCATTCGGGAACTGCACCGCTATGGCCAGCAGGTAGATGACTATTTACCCTACAAACTCGTTGCCCAACCTGTTCGTTAG
- a CDS encoding DUF3822 family protein, whose product MTLSPTVTIRSNSFDLAKTDKSVLCLEVGRDRFRFMVQDARRRGSYLEDYTFPSLLTERPLTEVLPDVFRNHPVLSAGNWQEIRIGVNSPSFTLVPQPLFRKEYASSYLALMRGTALPAHEFAQSYMHDGEGFLSIFNLEHPLVDYFSGAYPLQPSLFVHQTASLIQATADLDRHMLTTHNIWLYFEDEFVSILYRKEHQLRYCNRFGYKNVQDLAYYVLYVLDELELDPGQIAAFLYGEITPFAESYTELSRFLPNLSFGHTPSGLKLANEFDDLPEHRYLSLYGLSLLSE is encoded by the coding sequence GTGACCCTCTCGCCAACCGTAACCATTCGCTCCAATTCATTTGATCTGGCTAAAACAGACAAATCTGTGTTATGCCTCGAAGTGGGGCGCGATCGGTTCCGGTTCATGGTTCAGGATGCACGCCGACGGGGAAGTTATCTGGAAGACTATACATTTCCATCGTTGCTTACGGAACGACCGCTTACCGAGGTCTTACCCGATGTATTCCGGAATCATCCGGTACTTTCGGCCGGAAACTGGCAGGAAATTCGAATAGGGGTTAATTCTCCGTCGTTTACGCTTGTGCCACAGCCGCTTTTTCGGAAAGAGTATGCCAGTAGTTATCTGGCGCTCATGCGGGGTACGGCCTTACCTGCTCACGAGTTTGCGCAGTCTTATATGCATGATGGCGAAGGATTTCTGTCGATCTTTAACCTCGAGCATCCATTGGTCGACTATTTTTCGGGAGCTTATCCATTGCAGCCCTCCCTATTTGTGCATCAGACAGCCTCACTGATTCAGGCTACTGCCGATCTGGACCGGCATATGCTGACTACGCATAATATCTGGTTATACTTTGAGGACGAATTTGTGTCAATTCTGTACCGTAAAGAACACCAACTGCGATACTGCAATCGGTTTGGATACAAAAATGTTCAGGATCTGGCCTACTATGTATTGTATGTTCTGGACGAACTAGAGCTCGATCCGGGGCAAATTGCGGCTTTTCTTTATGGCGAAATTACCCCCTTTGCCGAGTCATATACCGAATTGAGCCGCTTTCTACCTAATCTGTCATTTGGTCATACGCCTTCAGGGCTGAAACTGGCCAATGAATTCGACGACCTGCCCGAACACCGATATTTGAGCCTTTACGGACTTTCTTTACTAAGTGAGTAA
- a CDS encoding NUDIX hydrolase translates to MNPLHNEVLTKFGNQLRVRVCGLCRQQDQLLMVRHRGLSETNTFWSPPGGGVRFGETSAQALIREFSEETGLVIDVGELLFVNEFIAPPLHAVELFFRVTITGGKQQLGTDPELEADNQLIDEMKFMSFEEIKHYLPQEVHSIFQQCQSLNDLFRLRGYLN, encoded by the coding sequence GTGAATCCGCTTCATAACGAGGTACTGACAAAATTTGGAAATCAGTTGCGGGTTCGCGTGTGTGGACTCTGTCGGCAGCAAGATCAGTTGCTGATGGTTCGGCATCGGGGGCTAAGCGAAACCAATACGTTCTGGAGCCCGCCTGGCGGAGGTGTCCGGTTTGGAGAAACATCGGCGCAGGCATTAATACGGGAATTTTCTGAAGAAACTGGCTTGGTTATTGATGTTGGAGAGCTGTTATTTGTAAATGAGTTTATTGCCCCTCCTTTACATGCTGTAGAATTGTTTTTTCGGGTGACAATAACCGGGGGGAAACAGCAGTTGGGAACAGACCCTGAGCTGGAGGCTGATAACCAGCTTATTGACGAAATGAAGTTTATGAGTTTTGAGGAAATTAAACACTATTTGCCCCAGGAGGTTCATTCTATATTTCAACAATGCCAATCACTCAATGATTTGTTTCGATTACGGGGGTATTTGAACTGA
- a CDS encoding CBS domain-containing protein, with the protein MKIRQILQGKAINALYSVNSDETVLGALRLMADKNIGAVLVVDDGKLSGIFSERDYARKIILKDRHSNDTRVADVMTAHVITIEPEQSLDECMKIMSERHIRHLPVMDNGVLTGIISINDVVTAIIRDQKTRIDSLESYITGTY; encoded by the coding sequence ATGAAAATACGTCAAATTCTTCAAGGAAAAGCGATTAATGCGCTCTATTCTGTCAACTCGGACGAAACAGTACTGGGAGCGCTCCGACTCATGGCCGATAAGAATATCGGAGCAGTATTGGTTGTGGATGATGGGAAACTATCGGGTATATTTTCGGAGCGCGACTATGCCCGCAAAATCATCCTGAAAGATCGTCATTCAAACGATACGCGGGTTGCCGATGTAATGACTGCCCATGTGATTACGATCGAACCTGAGCAAAGCCTGGATGAGTGTATGAAAATTATGTCGGAACGCCACATTCGGCACCTGCCGGTAATGGACAATGGTGTTCTGACCGGCATTATTTCAATTAACGACGTTGTAACGGCCATTATTCGGGATCAGAAAACCCGAATCGACTCCCTGGAAAGTTACATTACGGGAACGTATTGA